A segment of the Juglans regia cultivar Chandler chromosome 15, Walnut 2.0, whole genome shotgun sequence genome:
AGGCTTTGAACAGAAATCCCATTATTGATGGCAGAAGTTGTTGAGCAGATCTTGGCGCTTATCCTTGGAACTTGGCAGCGTGGTGGCACATTAATTGTAAATGATGGTCCCTCTCTGCATATAATGACTGTTCCCACTTCTCATCACCTGAATACTTTCTGCGGAGAAATCCCATTATTGATGGTAGAGATTGTTGAGCACATCTTGGCACTCACATCCTTTGGATTTTTGGTGGGACATTACTAATTGGGTGATCTGCtcaaaatgttatatatatatactaaatctTCATCTCATGCCTCATATCCTACTAATATGATGATATGacaatattagagaaatgatatttatagtgcGCAAACACTGtacattcatattaaaaaaaataatgagtatatAATATAggacctatatgaaaaaaattaattttttaataatagacccactttttttttttaaaaaaagtgtgtgGCGCTTATAGAACTtatgactgtatctagcattactcatgacATTATCTATCAACTATTGGATTTgctatttcaaaaaataagagtatttcATCCAcgtggcataatttgatttaaaaaataaattttaaattttacaaatcaaattatatcatccAGTATGCGTTTTGTTAATGAAATTACAAGCCTGCATATATACATAACAAGAGTTCCTGATCTGAAGTTTTCAAATACATTTTCTAACCAAAAGAATCACACACACAGACATATCTCCATAAATAATTCTACAACCATACATGATACATTAATAGCTATCTTAAATTCTAACAACATTTACTAATTACAACATTGGGTAGTTTTCAACAGAGTTAATTTAGGTTGATCAACCATCTTATTCCACAACGTTGCTGCTACTGTCTTGTTTCATTGACTGCAAATGAAGATGGCGTGTAAAACTGGTAGTAGTGTCCAAGAAATACAGAAGAACTAACATTAGGCAACAAGAAGCAAACATGGGAATTGGCCCAAAAATCCAGAGGAAGAGAGGGAATGACAAGTAGTATGCTCGCAATCCGAGGGACCAAAAGTAGCTTCCTCGATTCAAGTTTCTTGCTACATACTCAATGGCCTGactattgttttttaaattagacACAGTGGACAATAAGCTTACATGGGCGTAGTATCTAATGGATTCCACATTGAAGAGGAAGGCAAGAAGGTAACAAAGCAAGATGCAAAGGTACTTGATTGAAGAGATCAAGGAAGTCTGATTGCCATAAACCAGTTTTGAAGATATGTTGCTAGGATCTGATGTGCTACAGACAAAAACACCGATTAGTGAACTTAGAGCAATTGCTGCTGTTGCTAATAATGTAGATGCCATTATGTTGTTGCGAATTGTTTGAACTGCCAAAGCACCATTCTTCAAGGGGTCCTGAAAAGAATGTATTGGAGTTACTTCTTGAAACTAAAGGACTAATacttaaaagagtaatgttacatacagccATGGAGTGTTCAAGTGCCATATAGTCACATTGAAAAAACAGTgtggtctactattaaaaaattaatttctttcatgtggatccgtatttattcatttttttcaaagtgactgtacgtcgcttgcgcactcacgattgcaactatcatttctcatactTAAATGCTAACATCCATTCTAAAACAGAAGTTATCTAGAATACTTCTTTTAAGTAGGTTGAAGTTATCTATAATACTATGCACTTGCTAATGTCAGCTTTCAGAAAAGTaatattggaatgaaatatCTAAATCATTGGATTGAAATTGAAAGAGTTTTATGTGAGCCAAAGTGATTTTTACTGCAAATTATTCATCCAAGAACACACCTGCACTCATAATTATCAAACCTCTAGTAGATTGCAGGTAAATTCATCTTTATCATCAACAGAGAACACGCAGCTTGCACTCATGAAGTAGGGAACATTTTCTCATGATTCTGTATGACTCCTTAAAAATTTCAGCATATGATATTAATCATCTGCACATCTCCTTTTATTCTCGATCATTGTTTCAATTAGATGCAATGAATTATGAATTGCCCATAAACTGTCATGAATGACTAAATTTGATAATTATCTTAAGAAATGCAAGTTAAGATAAATTCCTTTTCTAACATCTAGGATTAGCATCCAagatcaattttcttttttcattctaGGATTTCCATTCAA
Coding sequences within it:
- the LOC109010667 gene encoding uncharacterized protein LOC109010667, translating into MILLSSFLSSAHEKELRERERERARERMKEERLDYVLVPLGLLVFGVYHLWFLFTIIRFPRRTVIGLNAEIRRLWVSSMMADPLKNGALAVQTIRNNIMASTLLATAAIALSSLIGVFVCSTSDPSNISSKLVYGNQTSLISSIKYLCILLCYLLAFLFNVESIRYYAHVSLLSTVSNLKNNSQAIEYVARNLNRGSYFWSLGLRAYYLSFPLFLWIFGPIPMFASCCLMLVLLYFLDTTTSFTRHLHLQSMKQDSSSNVVE